From Onychostoma macrolepis isolate SWU-2019 chromosome 05, ASM1243209v1, whole genome shotgun sequence, one genomic window encodes:
- the zgc:55461 gene encoding beta-tubulin family protein — protein MREIVHLQAGQCGNQIGAKFWEVISDEHGIDPTGTYHGDSDLQLERINVYYNEATGGKYVPRAVLVDLEPGTMDSVRSGPFGQVFRPDNFVFGQSGAGNNWAKGHYTEGAELVDSVLDVVRKEAESCDCLQGFQLTHSLGGGTGSGMGTLLISKIREEYPDRIMNTFSVVPSPKVSDTVVEPYNATLSVHQLVENTDETYCIDNEALYDICFRTLKLTTPTYGDLNHLVSATMSGVTTCLRFPGQLNADLRKLAVNMVPFPRLHFFMPGFAPLTSRGSQQYRALTVPELTQQMFDAKNMMAACDPRHGRYLTVAAVFRGRMSMKEVDEQMLNVQNKNSSYFVEWIPNNVKTAVCDIPPRGLKMAATFIGNSTAIQELFKRISEQFTAMFRRKAFLHWYTGEGMDEMEFTEAESNMNDLVSEYQQYQDATAEEEGEFEEEGEEELA, from the exons ATGAGAGAAATTGTTCACCTGCAAGCTGGTCAATGCGGAAACCAAATCGGTGCCAAA ttttgggAGGTGATTAGTGATGAACACGGCATTGACCCGACGGGAACTTACCATGGAGACAGTGATCTGCAGTTGGAGCGGATTAATGTGTACTACAACGAAGCCACTG GTGGAAAGTATGTACCCCGTGCTGTTCTTGTCGACCTGGAGCCTGGAACGATGGATTCAGTGAGATCTGGACCATTTGGGCAGGTCTTCCGACCAGATAACTTCGTCTTTG GTCAGAGTGGTGCTGGAAACAACTGGGCCAAGGGTCACTACACAGAAGGCGCTGAGCTTGTAGACTCCGTTCTTGATGTGGTCCGTAAGGAAGCAGAAAGCTGTGATTGCCTGCAAGGCTTCCAGCTCACGCACTCCCTTGGAGGTGGCACTGGGTCAGGCATGGGCACGCTCCTCATCAGCAAAATCCGTGAGGAGTACCCAGACCGCATCATGAACACCTTCAGCGTGGTGCCCTCACCCAAAGTCTCAGACACTGTTGTAGAGCCTTACAACGCCACGCTGTCTGTCCATCAACTGGTGGAGAACACAGATGAAACGTATTGCATCGACAACGAGGCACTGTATGACATTTGCTTCCGTACGCTCAAACTCACTACACCCACCTACGGCGATCTCAACCACCTCGTGTCTGCCACAATGAGCGGGGTCACCACCTGTCTGCGCTTCCCTGGTCAGCTCAATGCTGATCTGCGCAAACTGGCGGTCAACATGGTGCCTTTCCCCCGTCTGCATTTCTTCATGCCAGGCTTTGCCCCTCTCACCAGCAGGGGGAGCCAGCAATACCGGGCTCTTACGGTGCCCGAGCTCACCCAGCAGATGTTCGATGCCAAGAACATGATGGCTGCTTGTGACCCCCGTCACGGCCGCTATCTCACCGTTGCTGCTGTTTTCCGAGGCCGCATGTCCATGAAGGAAGTGGATGAGCAGATGCTGAATGTCCAGAACAAGAACAGCAGCTATTTTGTGGAGTGGATCCCCAACAACGTCAAGACCGCTGTGTGCGACATCCCACCTCGAGGTCTCAAAATGGCCGCCACTTTCATCGGCAACAGCACTGCCATCCAGGAGCTGTTCAAGCGCATCTCTGAGCAGTTCACTGCCATGTTCAGACGCAAGGCCTTCTTGCATTGGTACACGGGTGAGGGGATGGATGAGATGGAGTTCACGGAGGCCGAGAGCAACATGAATGACCTGGTATCAGAGTACCAGCAGTACCAAGATGCCACTGCGGAAGAGGAGGGAGAATTCGAAGAAGAGGGAGAGGAGGAGCTAGCGTAA